The Podospora pseudopauciseta strain CBS 411.78 chromosome 2 map unlocalized CBS411.78m_2, whole genome shotgun sequence genome has a window encoding:
- a CDS encoding uncharacterized protein (COG:S; EggNog:ENOG503P14B) produces MTLSLSPAKLVLLAVHFAVQADIDSLAVLAARHDTVLRKDLVLRILLTYLPETLQSTKYVGFLEKIEKGTLSENTNHDVDASSVETLAERDATKRVRKLRLLPLTFKDTPKEVGDDPIASFLVRRSYKVDEEAGLLAELPTLLLPFMDQSAYVRTLLISTILPLLRRNCEYHPEDPIQYTLSAFQELPDRVAVNLLLSRTGAREEDLPVVGRDLRGLIGPWLVDEKKWKTRRRSIVSPNSEEDDGICAGYDEVLRWLTTQASKNWRVAVNAIQQWGGPGDADLAGWGKLELTEQQQDRVQRAYAQAALASAYVLPEASSEAIEGAYSIAAQVANLRGLDPLPPFPSAVALLPPLAEQISEDIISTKTATFMRNDLLASSNILTAPDNSAVAFLEALILSAHLLTHAGQACTIRRAGELALLQDERDQKEQASKLIHHLNHNGPKTDDKFWLGARNEILWLRDWGAEEVSLEATPKGVFSKLKKEFLEVEILKALLFNTRYSLARSLYEDAPDRPLDEKVLQDTVYATAMTAYDNASNPNRTRGGLKKCDEIIKAFPSTLPKSHPLAQKVEALLQATHTLSEYRLVLKQGEPFTPIVLRVHSDPISIIGKILEQNPKSYTRLQDFVDLGNRMVQAGLVKQSPSSSHPSSLPHPPEQVSQRITAMCIDAALTEEDFETAYSFVVTRLDSPATDQQKDDYSWRVALQAGKYRRTARTTKPTHFGTGSANEEIRHLEQRIECLSVALRIAPRATLQEILNVYRRAEEELEVKVRQEEEREEEWDWRGDSVSGTNMPGGFNSTNKAKQARVGGSSRGRDSKEEEAPMSLFDLARATGLTAPRNLSALSGLQRAAGGALGGLGRGVVGGLAGGGDKNGSERGSMDSARSGGGEVVSPTGGSHDGEGGQQRARKRDQLKNAAMGTLVSGVGWLVGAPGPAAAGAGNGRE; encoded by the exons ATGACCCTCTCACTATCACCGGCAAAGCTGGTCCTCCTTGCCGTGCACTTTGCTGTTCAGGCCGATATCGATAGCTTGGCTGTCCTTGCTGCCCGCCATGACACTGTCCTGCGCAAAGACCTGGTGTTGCGCATTCTCCTGACATACCTCCCCGAAACCTTACAATCAACCAAATACGTCGGATTTCTCGAGAAGATCGAAAAGGGAACACTTTCAGAAAACACCAACCATGACGTCGATGCTTCATCTGTAGAGACGCTAGCCGAGAGGGATGCGACAAAGCGGGTGCGCAAGCTTCGACTACTGCCCTTGACTTTCAAGGATACACCAAaagaggttggggatgaCCCTATCGCCTCCTTCCTTGTCCGGAGGTCATACAAAGTGGACGAGGAGGCTGGCTTGCTCGCGGAGCTCCCGACCTTGTTGCTGCCGTTCATGGATCAGTCGGCATACGTGCGGACCCTTTTAATCTCGACAATCTTGCCGCTTTTACGACGAAACTGCGAATACCACCCAGAGGATCCAATTCAATACACCTTGTCTGCTTTTCAGGAACTCCCAGATCGTGTTGCCGTCAATCTGTTACTGTCTCGGACCGGAGCCAGGGAAGAGGACTTGCCCGTAGTAGGACGAGACTTGCGGGGTCTAATCGGTCCATGGCTTGTGGACGAAAAGAAGTGGAAGACCAGGAGACGTAGTATCGTTTCTCCCAACAgcgaggaagacgacggGATTTGTGCCGGATACGACGAGGTTCTTCGCTGGCTCACCACGCAAGCGTCAAAGAACTGGAGGGTGGCCGTCAATGCTATTCAACAGTGGGGTGGTCCAGGAGATGCTGACCTGGCCGGCTGGGGGAAGCTGGAGTTGACAGAACAACAGCAAGACCGTGTGCAGCGAGCCTATGCGCAGGCAGCATTGGCATCGGCCTATGTGCTTCCGGAAGCGTCATCTGAGGCGATTGAGGGGGCATATAGTATCGCGGCTCAGGTTGCGAACCTCCGTGGTCTAGATCCGctgcccccttttccctcagCTGTCGCACTCCTGCCGCCCCTTGCCGAGCAAATATCTGAGGacatcatctccaccaaAACCGCGACGTTTATGCGGAATGATCTGTTGGCTTCATCGAATATTTTGACGGCGCCCGACAACTCTGCTGTCGCTTTCTTGGAGGCACTGATTCTCAGTGCTCATCTTCTCACCCATGCCGGCCAAGCTTGCACCATTAGAAGAGCCGGAGAGCTCGCCTTGTTACAAGATGAACGTGACCAGAAAGAACAGGCCAGCAAGTTGATTCATCATCTCAACCACAACGGCCCAAAGACAGACGATAAATTTTGGTTGGGGGCGAGAAATGAGATTCTCTGGCTTCGGGATTGGGGTGCTGAGGAGGTGTCTCTTGAGGCCACTCCTAAGGGGGTGTTCAGCAAGTTGAAAAAAGAGTttttggaggttgagattCTCAAGGCGTTGCTTTTCAACACAC GCTACTCCTTGGCGCGGTCGTTGTACGAAGACGCCCCTGACAGGCCCCTGGACGAGAAGGTGCTGCAAGACACGGTCTACGCCACCGCCATGACGGCCTACGACAACGCTTCCAATCCCAACCGCACTCGCGGTGGGCTCAAGAAGTGTGATGAGAT AATCAAagccttcccctccaccctccccaaatcccacCCCCTCGCCCAAAAAGTCGAggccctcctccaagccaCCCACACCCTAAGTGAATACCGTCTAGTCCTCAAACAAGGCGAACCTTTCACCCCTATTGTCCTGCGGGTGCACTCGGATCCGATCTCCATCATTGGCAAAATCCTCGAGCAAAACCCCAAATCATACACCCGGCTCCAGGACTTTGTCGACCTGGGCAACCGGATGGTCCAAGCCGGGCTGGTTAAacaatctccttcttcctctcatCCATCCTCTCTCCCGCACCCGCCAGAACAGGTGTCTCAACGCATCACAGCCATGTGCATCGACGCGGCTTTAACAGAAGAAGATTTTGAGACAGCCTACTCTTTTGTCGTAACCCGTCTCGATTCCCCTGCTACCGACCAACAAAAAGATGATTACTCGTGGCGAGTGGCGCTGCAGGCGGGGAAGTACCGGCGCACGGCGAGGACGACCAAACCGACGCATTTTGGGACCGGGAGCGCGAACGAAGAGATTAGGCACTTGGAGCAGAGGATTGAGTGTTTGAGCGTTGCGTTGAGGATCGCACCGAGGGCGACGCTGCAGGAGATTTTGAATGTTTATCGacgggcggaggaggagctggaggtgaAGGTtaggcaggaggaggagagggaggaggagtgggattGGAGGGGGGATAGTGTCTCGGGCACAAACATGCCGGGGGGATTTAACAGTACGAACAAGGCAAAACAAGCACGGGTTGGTGGGAGCAGTAGGGGACGGGATAgtaaggaggaggaggcgccgaTGAGTTTGTTTGATTTGGCGAGGGCGACGGGGTTGACGGCGCCGAGGAATTTGAGCGCGCTGAGTGGGCTGCAGAGGGCTGCTGGGGGGGcgctgggggggttggggaggggggttgtggggggtttggctggggggggggataagAATGGGAGCGAGAGGGGGAGTATGGATAGTGCTAGgtcggggggaggggaggtggtgagtcCTACTGGTGGGAGTCAtgacggggagggtggacaacagagggcgaggaagagggatcAGTTGAAGAATGCGGCGATGGGGACGTTGGTTagtggggttgggtggttggttggtgctCCTGGGCCTGCGGCGGCTGGGGCTGGGAATGGGAGGGAATGA